From the Saccharomyces paradoxus chromosome V, complete sequence genome, the window tttcatagAAGGATGAGGATAAGTTCTCAGGAGGGTGTGGTGGAGTAGATTCACCCTTCTTTGCTACATTATCTGGGTAGATAATGGTACCACTACCCAACGGATTTTGAACATTCTTGATTCTAATAGGAATCTTAGCTCTAATAACTTGTTCCATAGTAAAAGGATGTATAACTTCGGAACCATAATATGTCAATTCAGAAGCTTCTTCTGGAGTGACACTATCCAACAAACGTGCTTCGGGAACTTTACGAGGATCCGCGCTAAATATACCATCAACTTCCTTCCAAACTTGTAGTTCATCAGCATTCACAGCGACTGCTATCAAAGCGGCACATAGATCGGTATAGCCACGACCAACACCATTTAGAAGACCGGTTGGAACTAAACCAAAAAAGCCTGTAAAGACTGGAACAATACGCTCTTTAGCACTTACAAAGGGAGcgagtttttcttttaatgcttgaacaagaaaagtGTAGAAGCTGTTATCTAAAGCGCTGGCACTGAAATCGGAAGGAACGATGTGGCTTAAATCCACGTATTTGGCCTTGCAGCCACGGTCATTACATAAGGCAGTCATGAACAAACAGCTTAACTTCTCACCACATGACATCACCAAATCTACAGTACGTGAACTCACTTCACCCAAAACTTTTGAAGCATTCAAGTATTTTTTAACCAGTTCAAGTTCTTTATTGGTATCGTCGACTAATTTGGCTTGCAAGGCCGGATTGAGAATGAAACGGTCAGCATTATCGATATGATCTTGTCTAATAACTTCGATAATGTCTTGGAATTCAGATTCCTGCGAAGCCAAATCACAACATTTCAAAAGACGAGAAGTGGTACCTTCAGCCTTGGTGTATGAGGAACGGGCTGAACAAACGACAGCGACATCATTGTTTGGACCTTCAGGGTTAGAATAGTGTTTCACAATGTCATCCACTATTTGGACGGGAAATTTGCCGACAGAAGTACCACCGAACTTTTGCACGACCCAGTTTGAGTGACTTGATGTAGGTTGAAAATCCATTGGCATGtaaaagttgaaaaaaatgaaagctTTTGTAACAGTATGCGATAGCTATGTGAGTTTGAGCAGTGGAGCAGAGTTATATTGGCTATGCAAATGTTCCTCCAAACCAATATAGCactaataaaataaaaatggaatgATTGTCCAGCGGTATTCTTATATATGGATGCTATTCGTTATTCCTTCGAAGCTAAAAGAATCTCCGGAGAAGATTGCGTACGGAaggtggaaaaaaaaagtgatgatgaaattttcgTTTGCTagtgaaaaagaaagaaaaaagtgagTCATGGACCAGAAAAATACACGTGGTTAGAGCCACAGTAGAGTAAAAAGTTCATTTTAGGGGAGTTctagaaagaaaaggaacttATGAGATCAGTCACAGCGATTGTGATTTATGATGCTACTGTTACATAAGGCCTGAGCTTCTGACTACGTTTAGCCGTAGAAACTGTAAAAGATACGGTCCTAGTCGGCTGGCAAGATTGTGCATATGGTAGGTATTTCCGTAGTCGAAACTGCTTCATGCATAGTTCCATTATATAGCATGTTGGAAATCTGTCTGAACCTCCTGTCATCAgcttgaaatattttgtattCATAGCCAAATCTGGTATGGAAAAAACATTAAAAGGCgaatatttatttagaTATATGcgaaaaagaacaaaaagtaAATGTCGACGCATTTGCTAACTTTATAAACCTCTGTGTATAAAATACTACTTTAGCATGGAATGTTTACAATAAGCCTTGCCAAAAATTGAACTGATCACCTAACCGGTGGTTGGTAAGCCTACGTAGGCCTTGAACGAATCGTAAATTAGCCATTGGAAACTTGTCAAAGTACCGATCATGACAATTCTTACCATTAACCCATTCCACAAGCCAGCAAACCCGATTTTCTGATATATTCTTTTAGTAGCAACAGACATGGACTCGTTGGCCTTCCTCTCGCTATTGATTTTGGAAACCATAACATCTGCAGGATGTGAGACT encodes:
- the HOM3 gene encoding aspartate kinase (Aspartate kinase (L-aspartate 4-P-transferase)~similar to YER052C), whose translation is MPMDFQPTSSHSNWVVQKFGGTSVGKFPVQIVDDIVKHYSNPEGPNNDVAVVCSARSSYTKAEGTTSRLLKCCDLASQESEFQDIIEVIRQDHIDNADRFILNPALQAKLVDDTNKELELVKKYLNASKVLGEVSSRTVDLVMSCGEKLSCLFMTALCNDRGCKAKYVDLSHIVPSDFSASALDNSFYTFLVQALKEKLAPFVSAKERIVPVFTGFFGLVPTGLLNGVGRGYTDLCAALIAVAVNADELQVWKEVDGIFSADPRKVPEARLLDSVTPEEASELTYYGSEVIHPFTMEQVIRAKIPIRIKNVQNPLGSGTIIYPDNVAKKGESTPPHPPENLSSSFYEKRKRGATAITTKNDIFVINIHSNKKTLSHGFLAQIFTILDKYKLVVDLISTSEVHVSMALPIPDADSLKSLRQAEEKLRILGSVDITKKLSIVSLVGKHMKQYIGIAGTMFTTLAEEGINIEMISQGANEINISCVINESDSIKALQCIHAKLLSERTNTSNQFEHAIDERLEQLKRLGI